The nucleotide sequence TCCGACTCCACCCGCGACTACGTCGTCGGCGAGCCGCCGGCGGAGTACCGACGGCTGTACGAGGTGCTGTTGTCCGCCCAGCGCGCCCAGACCGATGCGGTGCGGCCCGGTATCACCGCCGAGCAACTGGACGCGATCGGCCGGGACGTCATCACGGACGCGGGCTTCGGGCCGCACTTCATCCACCGCACCGGCCACGGCATCGGACTGGAAACCCACGAGGAGCCCTACATCGTGGCGGGCTCCGCCCTGCCGCTGGAGCCTGGGATGGCCTTCTCCGTCGAGCCGGGCATCTATCTTCCCGACCGGTTCGGAGCCCGCATCGAGGACATCCTCATCTGCACCGACGACGGCGGTGAACGGCTCAACCGCACCAGCCGTGAGCTGGTCGTACTGCCATGACCGCCCGGTACGGTCTCCAGCCGCTGCCACGCCGTATGCGATGACGGCAACTTCGCCATGTCGTCCGCGTCGCTGACCCGGACGGTGAACAAGGCGGATACGACCACCGCGGTCAGCTCCGACACCCGGAGCGTCCGCTCACATGCCGAAGTAGGGGTGAGGAACGGTCCTGAGCTTGGCGCGCCGCGGCGGGCCGCTTGATGTCGTATCCACGGTGCCATCTTGGTGGCCATGGTCGTCGTGCAGCGGTGTATTTCTCAGCCCGGAGCCGGTTTCACCCGCGCCATTCCCGCTCCGAACTGGATCCGTGGGGAGGCGGACCTACTGGATCTTGTCGAAAATGGCCTCCAGGTGCCGCTCCCCGTCGCGGGTTTGTGCACCTGCGGCCAGTGCGGCCTTGGTGAGACGGGCCGCGGCGGGCTCGCCGAGGAGCTGGCCGAGAAGCTCATTCCCCCTTTCCAGGCCGTGAGCGATCGAGTCCGGCAGTCGCGCGCCTCCACGAGCGCCGCGCTGTTCCCGCTGGTCAGGTGAGGTGTTCGTGGAGGTCGGGTGTCGGCTGGTCCTGGGGGGCGGCCCAGGCGGACAGGAGGTGGAGAGCGTGAGCCGCCCGCCAGCGGGTCCGGGTCGGTGGCGGGCGGCTCCTACGACGGTGCGCAGCTATCCCGCTACCCCCGTGGCGCCGAGGCGGACGCGGACCGCGGTGGTGCCCAGGCGGGGGATGTCCACGAGGATGTCGTCGCCGTCGAGGGTGGCGGGGCCGTCGGGGTCGCCGAGGTAGGTGGCGCGGTCCGCGCTCGCGACGGGGAAGCCGCACCTGAGGCGGACCGTGCGCGGCTCCGTGGCGAACGACTGGAGCCTCACCAGCAGGTCGGCGCCGTTGTCACCCGGCACCGGGGCGGCGTCGCGGACCGCGATGCGCGCGTCGTCCACGGAGAGCAGCGCGCGTTCGGCCGGCCGGTCCGCGTCGGGGGCGCCGTGCGCCGGGACGCCGATCAGCGGGTGGTCGACCTCATAGGCGGTGCGCAGTGCCAGGGCTTCGGCGTCGATGGCCTCGCCGCCGCGGCGCACGCCCACCGCGTAGCGGAAGGTGGTGTGGAACGCCTGCTGGGACGGGAAGTTGGTGTCCCAGAGGTTGTTGTGGACCCAGGAGTAGACCGTGCCGGGCTGTCGCGGTGAGGTCGAGTCGGGGAAGGGCGCGTAGGGCAGGGCGATGGTCTCCGGCTCGACCAGCGGTGCGTCCCGGGTGATCCAGGCGACGGGGCCGCCGTCGTCCGCCAGGGAGACGAACGACCTGATGGCACGCATGTGCTGGGGTGCGCCGGGCACATGGGCCAGGCCGGTGCCGGTCAGAGCCCCGGTGATCTCGTAGTGCACCGTGGGCCGCGTCAGCGCGAAGGGGAACGCGAGGTAGGCGCTCTCCTTCGTCATGGTGGCGGGCTTGTCGAAGCGGTTGTCGATCACCAGGTGCGCGTCGTCACGGCCGAGGCTGAGCGTGGTGCGGGCCCGGAGGACGCCGTCTGCCGCGTACTCGTAGGTGAGGCGCTGGCCGAGGGCGTCGTCGACGCGTTCGAGGAGCACGGCGGGGCGGGCCAGGGTCCGGGAGCCGAGGAGTTCCAGATCCTCGCTCACGGTGGTCTTGTTGGCCTGGTGGTTGTAGCCGCCCGCGGTGGTGTAGGTGTCGTAGACGTAGCCGTTGAAGCCGACGACGGCGTCCTGGTCGACGAGTTCGCGACCGGTGGCCTTCTCGACGAGGCTCGCTACACAGGCCGTGGTCAGGTCGACGCGGACACGCAGATGGTCGTTCTCCAGGATCAGGTCGTCGGCGGTGGGCAGGGGGACGGCGCGGTCCTTGCGCTTCTCGCCCTCCTCGTCGCCGTCGAGGCGGAGCGCGGCGGGGGAGGCCACCACCTTGCCGCCGTCCGTGCCGGTGACCGTCACGTCCAGCCGTACGAGCCCGAACGGCGGTACGTCGGGTACCTGGATGTGCAGCCACCGCCCGGCGTCCCGGTGGACCGGGTTGGTCTGCGCCTCCTGGACCAGCGGCAGTTCCGTGCCGGTGCGGCCGTCGGCCACCGACACCGTGCTCGTGAGCGGGACACGGCTCTCGCGCAGGAACACCGTCACGACCGAGGTGCGGGCCGCCGCCGTGGTGTTGACGGCCCAGTACGTCACGTCGGCGTCGGCCGCGGTGGGCAGCAGGGCGCCGAGTGCGGCCGAGGCGTGGTCGAGGAAGGTGTCGGCGTCGTTGTCGCCGTGCAGCGCGTACCCGTACTTCCAGTGCCACTGCTGCTCGCCCGACTCGCCGCCCGCGTCACCGTGGGTCCACGGGTCGGAGGCGCCCCAGGTGTGCTCGTTGAACAGGGACACCGACCGGTACACCTGGTCGGCGCCGCCGCGGGCGGCCGCGGCCAGGTCGGTGGCGGGCGCCGCGGGGGAGGCCAGGGCGGCCATGCCGTACAAGGTGGCGGCGTCGGTGACGGTGGACTGGGCGCGGCGCACCATGGCCTGGGGCCGGGCGCCCGAGCCGACGCCCTCGACCCACCAGTCGCCCCAGTCGCCCTCGAAGGCGGGGATGGCGTCGCCCAGGCGGGCCTCGGCGTCGGTGAAGAAGTCGGTATTGGTGGACAGCCGCAGCCTGGGGCTGTCCCACGTCTCGTTCCAGCGGCGTACGGTCTCGGCGAGGATCAGCCGCGGCGGCGCGTTGTCCCCGAAGTGGCCCTGCACCCTCAGGTGCAGCACGTCCCACGGGTAGGGCTCGCGCTCCCCGGGCGCGGGGGACGGTGAGCCGAGGAGCTCGGGCGGGATCGGGTAGGGGTTGGTCGCGAGCGACGTCAGGTAGGCGGGCAGCAGGTCGTCCACCATGGCGTAGGAGGTGTCGAAGCCCAGCACGGGCCCTTCCATGTAGGCCAGGCCGTGGGGGCTGTCGGTCATCCACACCAGCACCTCCTTGCCCGACGGGGCGCGCCACCGGAAGAGGCGCGGCAGCCGTGCCCCGCCGTTGGTGGTGGGCACCGAGCGCCCGGCCCAGTTGTGCGCCACCGACAGGTAGCGCACGCCCAGCGGGGACAGGGCGTCCGGCAGCCCGGCGACGGAACCGGGCACATCGGTCTGCATGGCCGAGTGGAACTCGATCCCGTAGGTGTCCCGCACCCGGCGGGCCAGCCGCAGCAGTTCGTGCAGTTCGTCGGTGGAGCAGGTGTCGCTGTGGAGGTTGTACGGCATGGCCGTCAGCTCGATCTGGCCGGCGCGCACCCGCTCGACGAACTCCGCGACCCGCTCCGGCGGCCGGACGGCGGCCCACTGCTCGAACGACCACAGCGACTCCACGGCCCACCGGAACTTGGCGTCGTCGGGCCAGCCGTCGGTGGTACGGGTCAGGTCGAGGCAGGAGTCGAGGAAGGCGACGTGTTCGCCGAGGACGGTGCCCTGGGGATCGGTGTAGCCGATGTCCAGGTGCGAGTGGTGGACCAGGTGGATCGTCCAGTCCCGCGGTGGTTCCAGCGCGAAGGCGAGCACCGCCGACACGTCGCCGTTGCGGGCCTGGATCCGCACATCGCGGCGGTCGCTCTCCAGCGGGAGCATCAGCCGTGGCCCGCCGGGCGCGGGCAGCACCTCGACGGGTACCCGGCCACGGCCGCCGACCTCCACCTCGAAGGTCCACTCGCCGTGGTCGGGAGCGCCGTGGTCCGAAGCGCTGTGGTCCGGAGTGCCGTGGCCCGGCGCGTCACCGGAGATGAGGATGCGCACGCCGCGCCGGGCGCCCGCGTCGTCGCGGCGTACGAGGTGTTCCGGCAGGGCCCGCAGTTCCGTGCCGCCGGCCCGCGCGGTGGCGGCGACGGCGAGGCCGATCATGCTGGTCCGGGCCTTGTCGGTGGACCAGCGGCGGTCGCGTACGAGTGCGCGCGTCGTCATATGTCTTTCTCTCCCAGGGTGGTTCGGGTCAGGCCGTGAGCCGCAGGCTGTTGACGAAGAAGCGCTGGAACACGAAGAAGAGGACCACGGTCGGCAGCGACGCCACGAGCGCGCCGGCGAGCACGACGGGCGGCCCCACCGTGGAGTAGTTGCCGCCGAGGTCGGCCAGTGTGGCCGTCACCGGCCGCACGTTCGGGCTGAGCGACAAGGTGATGCCGAACAGCAGGTCGTTCCAGATCCAGGTGAACTGGAAGATGAACGCGGCCAGCAGCGCGTTCCTGGCCAGCGGCAGATGGATCCGCAGGAACATCGACAGCCAGTTCACGCCGTCGAGCTGGGCCGCCTCCGAGATCTCCCTCGGCACGGTGAGCATGAAGTTGCGGTTGACGAAGAACGCGAAGGGGATGGTCAGCGCCACGTAGATCAGCAGCATGCCGTACTGGGTGTCGTAGAGGTCGGTGGCGGCGTACCCGGTGAACAGGGGGGACAGGAAAGTCTGGAGGGGCAGCACGGTGCCGGTGAAGATGAACCAGAACCAGAATGCGGGCCGCCGTACCGGCATCACGGTGACGGCGAACGAGGCGAGTGCCGCGATCACCACCGCCACCGCCGCGCCGATCACCGCGTACATCAGGGTGTTGAACAGTCCCCGCCCGACGTCGGCGCTGTCGAACGCGGCGCGGATGTTCGCGAACAGCCCAGGGGAGGCGAACCACCACCGTGGCGATCCGGTGTACTGCTTGGCCGGGGTGAAGGCGTTGACGACGACCAGCCAGGTCGGCACCAGCCACAGCACGGAGACCAGGATGACCAGGGCACCGCGTACCGTCCTGCCCGTCATACGCCCTCCCCAGGCCGCTGCCCCACCTGTCGCCGCAGGTAGAGCCAGGAGGCGGCGATGACGACGACTGTCAGCACGACGGAGACGGCCGCGCCGTAGCCGTACCGGTTGAGGGTGAAGGTCTGCCGGTACATCGTCAGCGCGAGTGTCTCGGAGGCCGTTCCGGGGCCGCCCTGGGTGAGCAGCCACACGATGTCGAAGGTCTTGAGGCTGTTGACGATGGACATGCCCACCACCACGACGGTCATCGGCCGTAGCTGCGGCACGATCACGCGCAGGAAGAGCTGGAGGCCCTGCGCGCCATCGAGCCGGGCGGCCTCGATGGTGTCCGAGGGAATGGTCTGGAGCCCGATCAGGAACAGGATCAGCGAGGCCCCGGTCGCCTGCCACGTCGTCGCCACGATCATGACGAGGGTGTTCATCGGCCAGTGCAGCAGCCACTCCTGCTGCCAGCCGCCGAGCCCCACCGAGCTCAGCGTCTGGTTGACCGCCCCGTCGCTCTTCAGCAGGAACGTCCACAGCAGCGCCGTGGCCGAGCCGGAGAGCGCGTACGGGATGACCACGGCGGTGCGGGCCACCGCGCCCCAGCGCACCGAATGGGTCAGCACCGCCAGGAGCAGGCCCAGCAGCACCGGAAGGACCAGCGTGCCCACCACCCAGAGCACGGTGTTCAGCAGCGACCGGCCGAAGTCGGGGTCGGAGAAGAGCGCGGTGTAGTTGGACAGGCCGACGAAGTGTGCGGTGATGCCGTTGTCGTCGAAGAGGCTGCGCCATGCGGTGACCAGGAAGGGCACGACCAGGAGCAGCAGGACCAGCGCCACGGCGGGGGTGAGGAACGCGCCCACCCAGATGGCGGCGCGGTGGCGATCGGAGCGCGGGCCGGGCGCGGGGGCCTTGGGGCGGCGCGGCCCCGTTCGGACGGCCGCCTCGTCGGCAGTGGTCAGGACGTCCACATCTTCCACTCCTTGTCGGCTCGGTGCTGCATGTTCGTCAGGGTCTTCGTCGCCTGTGCCGACGTGGGGTCGATCATGAAGGCGCTCAAGTCCTGGACGTTGCCTTCGATCAGTACGGGGGGCGATGCCTCCCAGTAGCGGATGGCCTGTGCCGGCCGTTCCCGTCGCACCTGGGCGGCGACCTGGCGCACCGTGTCCACCTTCGGCACGACGCCCGGGTCGGCGGAGGTGTCCCGCAGGAATCCCGTCCACGCCGTCTGGACCGCCGGGTCGAGCCAGGCGCGTGCCACGGCGAGGGCGGCGTCGCGCTTGTGGGCGTTCGCCGACACCGCCAGCACACCGCTCTCCACGAGGACCGAGGGGGCGCCGCCGGGCGGCGGAGGCAGCAGGAACGCGCCGAGGTCGGCCTCCTTGACCCCGGTGTCGAGGAACGACCCGGTGTTCCAGGTGCCGTAGAGGCACATGGCGGTGCTGCCCCGCGTGAACTGGCCCGGTACGTCCGTGGACGAGGCGTCGGGCGAGGAGAACGCGCCCCGCCGGTACAGATCGCTCCACAGGGCCATCGCGCGCCGGCACACCTCGTCCGTGTACGAGGCCCGGCCCGCCGTGAGGTCGAGGTAGAAGCGGTGGTCGAGCCCGTTGACGAGCTGCTGGAACCATATCGAGGACTCCCAGGTGGTGGCGCCGCCTGAGGAGATCGGCGTGATGCCCTTGGCGTGGGCGGCGTCCACCACATCGAGGAACTGCTGCCATGTCCTGGGCACCTCCACACCGAGCCGCTTGAAGACGGACCGGCTGTAGAAGACGACGTAGTACGACTTGTAGAGCGGGACGCCGTACTGCCGTCCTTCGTGGCTGAAGGTCTCGCGCAACGCGGTGTCGTCGCTCCAGCCGCGCCGGGCCGCCTCGTCCCAGGCGTCGGTGACATCGGCGAGGATCCCGGCGCGGGCGATATCGCGCAGCCGGTACCCGTTCCACCACTTGATGAGATCGGCCGTGGAGTCGGTCTGCGCCGACATCCGCACGATCTGCTGGTAGTTGCTGACGTTGGGAACCGCCCGCGGCGCGAGCCGGAAGCCGGACAGCGGCCGCAACTGGCTGCCCGCCGCCCGGAAACCCGGCGCCCAGGTGGGGTTGTCGTTGAACACCGAGACCACGTCCGCCGGTGCGGGCCGGCTCATCGAACCTCGTGCGCAGGCGCTGAGCGCGAGACCGGAGACGGCTGCGAAGGAGGAGGCCAACACCCGGCGGCGGCTGGTCCCCTGTGGCATGTCGATCGACCCCATCTGACCCCCTCGTCACGGAATCCCCGACCTGGTAAGTTATCGGTAACGTACAGGCGTGCAGGTGGTTTGGAAAGACGCGCGTTAACGTATCTCTCACGGGATTGGTGACATGGGCGAGAGTCCGCAGGTCAAGACGAAGGCACCGCAGTACGATCCGACACCGTGCTATCCCGTCCTCGCCGACGCGGTCGCCGTCGGCTGGGCCGACGCGGCCGGGACGCTCCCGAAGGGGACCCGGGTCCTCGCCGTGGACGGCCCCGCCGTACTGGACTGGGCCGCCGTCGCCGCCGGGCTGCGCGCGGCGTTCGATGATCGGCGCACCCCGGTGGAGTTCGCGGACGTCCGCACGGCGGTGCGCGACTGGGAGACGGTACGGCGGCTCACGGACTCCGAAGAGCTGCGGGGCGACCCCGACTTCGCGAGGCTGGCCGGCGGCGACCTGTCCGACCTGATGGATGCGCGGGCCCTGGCGGCGCTCGCGGACCCGGGGGAGGGCGGCGCGGGCGAATCCGGCGCGGGCGAATCCGACCTGGGCGAGGGCGGCGTGCTGCGCGTTCTGCTCGGGCCCGGCGCCGCGCTCGCGGACGCCGACGTCCTGTGGTGGGCCGACCTGCCGAAGCGGTACGCGGAGGCGGCGGTCAAGCACGGCCGGGGCCGCAACCTCGCGGCGCCCGAGGACGAGCCGCCGACCCTGCGACGGCTGCTCTACATCGACTGGCCGCTGCTCGACCGCCATCGCGACCACATGGCGGGGCGGATCGACCGCTGGATCGACGTTACCGATACCGTCGACCCGACGTCGATCGGCGGGCAGGCGCTGCGCGAGACCTGCCGGTCGCTCGCCGCCCGCCCCTTCCGTACCCGGCCGACCTTCAACTCGACGCCATGGGGCGGACACTGGGGACAGGAGACGCTCGGTCACAACCCGGACGCGGAGAACACCGCCCTCGGCTACGAGCTGATCGCGCCGGAGAGCGGCGTCCTGCTCGGCGACGACGCCTCCAGGTGTGTGGAGGTGCCGTTCCAGCTCGTCGTCGCGCTCTCCCCGGTGGATGTGCTCGGCCCCGCAGTGCACGAGATGTTCGGCACGTCGTTCCCCGTGCGCTTCGACTACCTCGACACCGTCGGCGGCGGCAACCTCTCCGTCCACTGCCATCCCAGGCCCGACGACATGCGCGACGTCTTCGGCTGGCCCTACACCCAGCACGAGACCTACTACCTGATGCGTGCCGGGGACCACAGCAAGGTCTTCCTCGGACTGCGCGAGGGCGCCGACGTCGAGGCGTTCCACCACAGCGCCCACGCCGCCGACGCACACGGCACACCCTTCGACATCGAGCGGTATGTGCAGGTGTTTCCCGCCGAGGCCGGGCAGCTCTACCTGGTCCCGGCCGGCACCCCGCACGGCAGCGGCGAGGGCAACGTCGTCCTCGAAGTCAGCGCCACCCCGTACCTGTACTCCCTGCGGTTCTACGACTGGCTGCGGCGGGACGCGGCGGACCGGCAGCGTGCCGTCCACGTGGAGCACGCCTTCCGTAATCTCGACCCGGCGCGGTCGGGCGAAGCGGTCGCCCGCGAACTGGTCCAGTCGCCCCGGCCGCTGTCCGCCGGTGACGGCTGGAGGGAGGAATTGCTCGGCGCACTGCCGGCGATGTTCTTCCAGGTGCACCGGATCGCCGTCGAGCCGGGCCGCACCGCCGAGCAGGAGACCGACGGCCGCTTCCACGTGCTGACCGTGGTCGACGGGCAGGGCGCGGTCATCACCACCGCCGCCGGGCACCGGCACTCCGTACACTATGCCGAGACCATCGCAGTCCCGGCGTCCGTCGCCTCCTACCGCGTGCACAATCAGGGGCCGGAGCCGGTCCGTCTGGTGAAGGCACAGGTGGTATGAGCGCACACTCGGGTTCCGAACCGGCCCTCACCATGCGGGACGTGGCCGCGCGGCTCGGCGTCAGCCCGATGACCGTCTCCCGCGCGCTGCGCGGTCAGCGCGGCATCGGCGAGGCCACCCGCCAGCGGGTGCTCGCCGAGGTGGAGGCTCTCGGCTATCGCCCCAACAAGCGTGCCCGGGAGCTGCGTTCGGGCGGTCCGAACGAGCTCATCGGACTGGTCGTGACCAACCTGGCGAACCCGTTCTACTCCCAACTCGCCGTGGGCCTCGAGCAGATCTGCGTGGGCTACGGCGCACGGGTCATGCTCGGCAGCACCGGGGAGGACCCGGCCGCCGAACGCGAGGTGGTGGCCGACCTGGTGGACCGCGGCGTGGACGGCCTGGTCGTCGTCCCGGCCGGGCATGACCACAGCCACCTCGACGGGACACGGCTGCGCGACCTCCCGGTGGTGCTCGCCGCCAGCCCGCCGATGGGCATCGACGTGGACTGCGTCCTCGTCGACGACTTCGGCGGCACCCGGGACGCCTGCCGCCGGCTCACCGCCCGCGGCCACCGGCGCATCGGCTTCCTCGGTCTGCCGCCGTCGCTGTGGACGGGCTCCGAGCGCTTCCGGGGCTATGCGGTGGCGTTGGAGGAGGCGGGCATCGCGCTCGACGAGCGGTACGTCAGCCGGCACCGGAGCGACAGCGCGCTCGCGGAGAAGGCGGCGCGCGCCATGCTCGCCCTGCCGGACCCGCCGACCGCGCTGCTGACCGCCAACAACCGGAACACGGTCGGCGCGCTGCGCGCCCTGCGGGACCGCGCGCGGGACCAGGAGCCGGTCGCCCTCGCGGGCTTCGACGACATCGAACTCGCCGACATGCTGCACCTGCCGCTCACCGTCGTCTCCTACGACCCGGTCGAAGTCGGCCGGGCCGCGGCGACGCTGCTCTTCGAGCGCCAGGCGAGCACCGCCCCCCAGCCGTCGCGGCGCGTGACGATCGCGACCACACTTGTCGACCATCCGGCGCCGCGGTAGGCGCCGATGACGGTTTCCGGAGGTCCCGTGCCGCCCAGCGTCATGCCGTCCAGCGTCGTGCCGCCTCCCGTCGTGCCGCCACCCCTCGTGCCCGTCCTCGAAGTGGGCGGTTCCCATGTCACCGCGGCGGCCGTCGACCTCGACCGGGCCCGGATCGCCGACGGCACCAGGCACCGCCTGCCGCTGGCTCCCGGCGTCGGCCCCGAGGACTTCCTCGCCGCGCTCGCCGAGACCGCGGGCGGCGTGCTCTCGGCGACCGCCCTCGGCGCGCGTGCGGTCCGCGACACCTGGGGCATCGCGGTCCCGGGGCCGTTCGACTACGCGCGCGGCATCGCCCGCTACCACGGCGTCGGCAAGTTCGCCTCGCTGGACGGCCTTGCCGTCGGCGAACTCCTGACGCCCCGGCTGAACCCGCGCCCGGCCGGGCTGCGGTTCCTCAACGACGCCTCCGCCTTCGCGCTCGGCGCCCGGCACACGGTGCACACCGGGAGCGGGCGCCTCGTGGCGGTCACGCTCGGCACGGGGATCGGCTCCGCGTTCCTGGACCGGGGGACGATCGTCGAGGACGACCCGCGTGTGCCGCCCGAGGGCCGCGTCGACCTGCTCACCGTGGACGGCCGTCCGCTGGAGGACACGGTCTCCACCCGGGCGATGACCGCCCGTTACACGGACCGCACCGGCCGTCCCGTCGACGGGCTGCGCGAGCTGACGGCCCTCGCCGCCGACGATGTCACCGCCCGCGACGTCATCACCTCGGCCCTGCGCGCCCTCGGCGACGCCCTCGCCCCGTGGCTGACCGCCTTCGAGGCCGACACGGTGGTCTTCGGCGGCTCCATCACGGCCGCATGGCCACTGATAGGCCCTCCCCTCTACGCCGGCCTGACCCACCACGACCCGCGGCTCGCACAACTCGCCCTGTCGGTACGCGACGACGGCGAGGACCAGGCCCTGCTGGGCGCTGCGGTGTTCGCGGCGCGCGACGCGTAGCGCTCGCCCACCCGTCTGTCCGGTCGCCCTGCCGCGCTGGTCACACCGGCGCAGGCGCCACCGGCAGCGGCCCGAGGCGGCCACTGCCGGCGGTGTCTCGACGACCGGGCCCGCACGTGGATCGCGGACCGGTCCGGAGTATCAGGGGCGGGTCCGGCACAGTTCCTGGTCCACGAGTGTGCTCATGGCCTGCTGGGTGTCGTCGCCTCCGTCGCTGGTGACGTACACCACGGCGGTCCGGGTGCCGTCCCGGGTGACGCCACCCCAGGTGTGATAGCCGAGCAGTTCGCCCGGGTGGCCGAAGTAGCTGCCGCCACAGGACAACGGGATCTCGCCCAGACCGAGTCCGTACCGCACGCCCAGCTCGGGCGCGGGCTTGGTGGTCGTCATCTCGTCGAGCTGTGCCGGAGCCAGCAGACGGCCGCCGAGCAGTGCGGTGTGGAACCGGTTCAGGTCGTGCGTGGTGCTGATGATCGAGCCGGAGCCGGCGGCCATACTCGGATTGAGCGCCGTGACGTCGATGCTGGTGTGGGTGTTGAACGCGGCGTAGCTGTGGGCGTGCGGGCCCGGGATGGACGGGGAGGCGCCGGGCGTGCTGGTGTCCTTCAGGCCCAGCGGGCGGATGATCCGGTCGTTCACCTCCTGTGCCCAGCTCCGGCCGGTGACCTCGTGGATGATCATCGCGGCGAGAACGTAGTTGGTGTTGGAGTACGACCAGCCGTCGCCCGGCGGGAAGTTGGGCCGGTGCTTCATCGCCAGGCCGACCAACTCCTCGGGGGTGTAGCCGCGGAACCGCTCGGCCCGATAGCCCTCCGCGCTGTTCAACGCGGGTATCTCCGGCAGGACGTCATGGATGCCGCTGGTGTGCTGCAGCAGCTGCCGCACGGTGATCCGGCTGCCGTCGTTGTCGTTGCCCTGGACCACTCCCGGTAACCACTGCTCGACGGTGTCCTCCAGGGACATGCGCCCCTCGCCGACGAGTTGCAGCACGACGGTGGCGGTGAAGGTCTTGGTGGCGCTGCCGATCCGGAAACCGCCGTTGCGTGGCATCGGCCTCCCGGTGCCCACCTTGGCCGTCCCGGCGCGCGCGCTGTCACGTCTGTCCGGTGACGTCACCTCGGCGAGCACACCGACGGCCCCGGTGTCGTGGACCGTGTCCACCTGCTCTTGGAGCGGATCGGCCGGCCGCGGCTTCGCCGCCGCCGGCCCGGTCGAGGCGGCGAGGAGGACCGTGGCCAGACCGGTCAGGACGAGCCGGCCCCGCCGGCGCCTTCCCGGCACATGCATGGTGAGCCCCTTTCTGTTCGGGTTGCCCGCGCGTTCGGGGACCGCTCAGGCTGTGGCCCGCGGCTGTTTCGCCCCCGGAGCCGGTGGTCTGCGACCATCCCACCAGTGGAGAGGGGATCGGCACATCCGGCCGTCCCCCTGACATGCCGATGCGCTGCCCTCAGGGCAATGGCTGGGGTTACCCCCCGTAGACATGCTCAAGGCTTTCCCCGGAGGGCATCGAGGAAGGCCTTCGCCCGTCCGGATGACAAGCCCCGCCGCGCGCGGGCGCCGCGTGCCACGTCACCCGGGTGCGTCCGCGCCGCGTGCTTGAGGTGACGCCCGGAGGTGGAGCATGCGAGTGGGGTTGCACGCGCTCGGTGTCGGTGACGGTGCCCGTCCCGAGGTGGTCCGTGCGGTGGCCACAGCCGCCGAGACGCACGGCTTCGCGAGGCTCTGGTGCGGCGAGCACGTGGTGCTCGTGGACGCGCCCGCCTCTCGCTACCCCTACTCCGCGGACGGCCGGCTCGCCGTGCCCGCGGACGCGGACTGCCTGGACCCGCTGCTCGCCCTGACCTTCGCGGCGGCGGTCACCAGCCGGATCGAGCTCGCCACCGGCGTACTCCTGCTGCCCGAGCACAACCCGAAGCCGCCGACATCCGGCCAGCGGGCCCCGCATCCGGCCAGCAGGCCCCGATAGGTGACCGCCCAGCGCCGCGTCGCGCCGGATCCGCGTCAGGTCTGTGCCGGTCCTGGGACGCCCAGTCGGTCGGCCACGGCGGTGAGGGCCGTTCCCAGCGGGAGGGCGACCCGGGTGACGGCGTGCTGGTCGCCCCGGGTCGGGGCCAGGTTGACGATCAGCACCGGCTTCCCGGCCTTGGCCGCCTGGCGGACGAACCGGAGCCCGGACATCACCGTCAGTGAGGAGCCCAGGACCAGCAGTGAGGTGGCTTCACGGACCAGCTCGCGGCAGTGCTCGACCCGCCGCGGCGGAACGGCTTCGCCGAAGAACACCACGTCCGGTTTGAGGATGCCGCCGCAGACCGTACAGGGCACCACACGGAAGTCCCCGACCTGCTCGTCCGTGAGGTCGGCGTCACCGTCCGGGTTGATTCCGGCGGCCACCGGCGCGAAGCCCACATTGGCCTCCTCCAGCCGCCGGGCCAGTTCGCTGCGCGGGCTGGTGGCGCCGCAGTCAAGGCAGACGACCCGGTCCAGGCTTCCGTGGAGTTCCACGACGCCCTCGCTGCCGGCGGCCTGGTGCAGGCCGTCGACGTTCTGGGTGATCACACCCGAGAGCAGGCCGTGCCGCGCGAAAGCGGCCACGGCCCGGTGCCCGGGGTTGGGACGGGCGCG is from Streptomyces hygroscopicus and encodes:
- a CDS encoding family 1 extracellular solute-binding protein, with the translated sequence MGSIDMPQGTSRRRVLASSFAAVSGLALSACARGSMSRPAPADVVSVFNDNPTWAPGFRAAGSQLRPLSGFRLAPRAVPNVSNYQQIVRMSAQTDSTADLIKWWNGYRLRDIARAGILADVTDAWDEAARRGWSDDTALRETFSHEGRQYGVPLYKSYYVVFYSRSVFKRLGVEVPRTWQQFLDVVDAAHAKGITPISSGGATTWESSIWFQQLVNGLDHRFYLDLTAGRASYTDEVCRRAMALWSDLYRRGAFSSPDASSTDVPGQFTRGSTAMCLYGTWNTGSFLDTGVKEADLGAFLLPPPPGGAPSVLVESGVLAVSANAHKRDAALAVARAWLDPAVQTAWTGFLRDTSADPGVVPKVDTVRQVAAQVRRERPAQAIRYWEASPPVLIEGNVQDLSAFMIDPTSAQATKTLTNMQHRADKEWKMWTS
- a CDS encoding ROK family transcriptional regulator, translated to MGESPQVKTKAPQYDPTPCYPVLADAVAVGWADAAGTLPKGTRVLAVDGPAVLDWAAVAAGLRAAFDDRRTPVEFADVRTAVRDWETVRRLTDSEELRGDPDFARLAGGDLSDLMDARALAALADPGEGGAGESGAGESDLGEGGVLRVLLGPGAALADADVLWWADLPKRYAEAAVKHGRGRNLAAPEDEPPTLRRLLYIDWPLLDRHRDHMAGRIDRWIDVTDTVDPTSIGGQALRETCRSLAARPFRTRPTFNSTPWGGHWGQETLGHNPDAENTALGYELIAPESGVLLGDDASRCVEVPFQLVVALSPVDVLGPAVHEMFGTSFPVRFDYLDTVGGGNLSVHCHPRPDDMRDVFGWPYTQHETYYLMRAGDHSKVFLGLREGADVEAFHHSAHAADAHGTPFDIERYVQVFPAEAGQLYLVPAGTPHGSGEGNVVLEVSATPYLYSLRFYDWLRRDAADRQRAVHVEHAFRNLDPARSGEAVARELVQSPRPLSAGDGWREELLGALPAMFFQVHRIAVEPGRTAEQETDGRFHVLTVVDGQGAVITTAAGHRHSVHYAETIAVPASVASYRVHNQGPEPVRLVKAQVV
- a CDS encoding LacI family transcriptional regulator, whose translation is MSAHSGSEPALTMRDVAARLGVSPMTVSRALRGQRGIGEATRQRVLAEVEALGYRPNKRARELRSGGPNELIGLVVTNLANPFYSQLAVGLEQICVGYGARVMLGSTGEDPAAEREVVADLVDRGVDGLVVVPAGHDHSHLDGTRLRDLPVVLAASPPMGIDVDCVLVDDFGGTRDACRRLTARGHRRIGFLGLPPSLWTGSERFRGYAVALEEAGIALDERYVSRHRSDSALAEKAARAMLALPDPPTALLTANNRNTVGALRALRDRARDQEPVALAGFDDIELADMLHLPLTVVSYDPVEVGRAAATLLFERQASTAPQPSRRVTIATTLVDHPAPR
- a CDS encoding ROK family protein, whose amino-acid sequence is MPPSVMPSSVVPPPVVPPPLVPVLEVGGSHVTAAAVDLDRARIADGTRHRLPLAPGVGPEDFLAALAETAGGVLSATALGARAVRDTWGIAVPGPFDYARGIARYHGVGKFASLDGLAVGELLTPRLNPRPAGLRFLNDASAFALGARHTVHTGSGRLVAVTLGTGIGSAFLDRGTIVEDDPRVPPEGRVDLLTVDGRPLEDTVSTRAMTARYTDRTGRPVDGLRELTALAADDVTARDVITSALRALGDALAPWLTAFEADTVVFGGSITAAWPLIGPPLYAGLTHHDPRLAQLALSVRDDGEDQALLGAAVFAARDA